CTTGTTCAGCAGTTCAGCCTGGTCTTTCTGCCGCTTCTTGTTGTTGCGGAACATGAACAACACCAGCACGGCCAGGACGGCCAGCATGACAAGAGTGATTGGATCCATAAGAGTGGGGGAAACCTTCCAAGATAATGGGGATAGTCGCGTCAGTCTAGAAGAAGCGCCTGCGACATCCTTGTGAATTATAGGTCATTGCCAAAGAGCGCTACCTCACCCGGCACTACCCCAAAATGGGTCCAGGCGGCCCGCGTGGCGACCCGGCCGCGCGGGGTTCGCGACAGCAGCCCGATACGTACGAGGAACGGTTCGACCACGGATTCGATCGTTTCCGCTTCTTCGCCGACCGACACGGCGAGGGTGCCGAGACCCACCGGTCCCCCGTCGAAGCGGGTGAGGATGATTTGCATCACCGCTCGATCAAGCCGGTCGAGGCCAAGCGCGTCGACGTCGTACAGCTCGAGGGCGGCATTGACCGCGGGCAGTGCGGCGTCGGTTCCAGTGACCAGCGCGTAGTCGCGCACCCGGCGCAGCAGCCGGTTGGCAATGCGGGGGGTGCCGCGGCTGCGGCGGGCGATCTCGCCGAGGGCCCGGTGTTCCACCTCGAGCCCGAGCAGGTCGGCGGCCCGGCTGATGACGTGCTCGAGTTCGTGGTCCTCGTAGAACTCGAGGTGCGCGGTGAACCCGAACCGGTCGCGCAGCGGGTTCGGGAGCAGGCCGGAGCGGGTGGTGGCGCCGACCAGGGTGAACGGCGACAGGTCAAGCGGGATAGAGGTCGCGCCGGCGCCCTTGCCCACCATGATGTCAATGCGGAAGTCCTCCATGGCGAGATACAGCATCTCTTCCGCCGGGCGGGCCATCCGGTGGATCTCGTCGATGAAGAGGATCTCACCGGGAACGAGGGAGGACAGCACCGCGGCGAGGTCGCCGGCGTGCTGGATGGCCGGGCCGCTCGACATGCGCAGCGGGCGCCCGCTTTCTTGCGCGACGATCATGGCGAGCGTGGTCTTGCCGAGCCCTGGCGGGCCGGCCAGCAGGATGTGATCGGGCGTGCGATTCTGCATGGCCGCGGCCTGCAGCAGCAGTTGCAGTTGGCCGCGCACCTTTGTCTGCCCGACGAACTCGCCGAGCGTGCGGGGACGCAGCGCGCCTTCGAAGGCGAGTTCCGCCTCGGACTCCGGGGTCGGGCTGACGATGCTCTCGGTCATGCGCGGTCACCGCCGTCTCGGCTGCCGTGCAGTGCCGGGCCCAACTGTGCCAGCGCTACCCGCAGCAGGCTGGAGACGCCGGCGCGCTCGACCTCTGAGGCGTGGGCGACGGCCTCGTCGAGGGCCTGGGCGGCGACCTTCTCTGGCCAGCCGAGGCCGACGAGAGCCACGAGTACGTTGTCGGTGATGCTGGTTGCGGCGCTCGGAGCCGGGGCGGACTGCGGCAGCACCGCCAGCTTCCCGGTGAGCGACAGCACGATGAGCTTCGCCGTCTTCGGTCCGATCCCCGACACCTTGCGGAACGCGGCGTCGTCTTCGGTGGCGACCGCCTCAGCCACCTGACCCGGCGTCATGGCGGCGAGCACCCCCATCGCCGATTTGGGGCCGACGCCGGTGACCGAGCGCAGCTTGTCGAACACCTCGAGCTCGTCGGCATCGGCGAAGCCGAACAGGCTGAGGTCGTCTTCGCGCACGATCAGGGCGGTGCGCAGCATGGCCTCGGAGCCGATGCGCAGGCTGAGGGCATGAGCGGGGGTGACCTGCACGGCGAGGCCTACTCCCCCGACCTCGATGACGACGAGGGATCCGGCGGCAGAGAGCACGGTGCCGCGGAGGGAAGAAATCATGCTTAGAGCCTACGTTTGGCCGCCGACTTTTCTGCCTCACGCCACGCCTGCTGGGCCGGGGTCAGGCCGCCACCGGCCGACCCTGCGGTCGGTGCCGCCGTCGCCCCGCGCCGCCAGGCGTGGCAGATCGCCAGGGCGAGCGCGTCGGATGCGTCGGCCGGGGTCGGCGGAGAGTCCAGGCCGAGTACGCGCGCCACCATCGTGGCGACCTGCTTCTTGTCTGCCGAACCGTACCCGGTGATCGACGCCTTCACCTCGCTGGGCGTGTGCAGTCCGACGGCCAGGCCTCGTTCGGCGGCGGCGTGCATCGCCACGCCGGAGGCCTGCGCGGTGCCCATCACGGTTCGCACGTTGTGCTGCGCGAACACTCGCTCGAGGGCGACCGCACCCGGGGTGAACTCGTCCAGCGCCGCCGCGATGCCGCGCCCGATCGCCAGCAGACGCTGTTCCAGCTCGAGTTCCGGTGGCGTGCGGATGACGGACACGTGCACCAAGGTGGCGCGGCGGTCGGCCTGCACGTCCACCACTCCGACCCCACACCGGGTGAGACCCGGGTCGATGCCCAGCACCCGGATCGTCACCGGGGTCAGTCTTCTTCGGCGTCGAGCTCGGCCTGTACCTCTGCGGACACCTCGAAGTTCGCGAAGACGTTCTGCACGTCGTCGCTGTCTTCGAGGCCGTCGATCAGCTTGAACACCTTGCGGGCCGTTTCGGCATCGATGTCCACGTGCAGGTTCGGCACGAATTCCGCGTCCGCGGAGTCGTAGTCGATTCCGGCATCCTGCAGCGCGGTGCGCGCGGCGACCAGGTCGCTCGGGTCGGTGATGATCTCGAAGCCCGCGCCGCGGTCGATGACCTCTTCGGCGCCGGCATCGAGCACGGCCATCAGGATGTCATCTTCGGTCAGGCCATCCGTCTTGGTGACCGAGATGACGCCCTTCCGGTTGAAGTTGTAGGCAACGCTGCCGGGGTCGGCCATGTTGCCGCCACCGCGGGTCATCGCGGTGCGCACCTCGGCGGCTGCCCGGTTCTTGTTGTCGGTGAGGCACTCGATCAGCATGGCGACGCCACCCTGGGCGTAGCCCTCGTAAATGATGGTCTGGTAGTCGACCGACTCGCCGGACAGCCCGGCGCCGCGCTTGACCGCGCGGTCGATGTTGTCGTTCGGAACCGAGGTCTTCTTGGCCTTTTGGATGGCGTCGACCAGGGTCGGGTTGCCGGAGAGGTCAGCGCCGCCCATCTTCGCGGCGACCTCGATGTTCTTGATGAGCTTGGCGAACGACTTGGCACGGCGCTGGTCGATGACCGCCTTCTTGTGCTTCGTCGTTGCCCATTTGGAGTGACCTGACATGGGGGCAATTCTAGCTAGGAGCGGAAGGCTGTGGCGCGCACCCGGTCGAGGAAGTACTGGTGGAACCGGGTGTCGCCGGTGATTTCGGGGTGGAACGAGGTGCCGAGCAGGTTGCCCTGCTGCACGGCGACCACTCGGCCGTCGTCGAGCGAGGCCAGCGCGGTGACCTGGTCACCGACGGTCTCGACCACCGGCGCCCTGATGAACACGGCGTGCACGGGCGGGTCGCCGAGCACCGGCATCCGCAGTTCGACCTCGAAAGATTCGGTCTGCGAGCCGAACGCGTTGCGGCGCACGGCCACGTCGAGTCCGCCGAAGCTCTGCTGACCTTCGATCGCATCGAGCACGCGGTCGGCGATCATGATCAGGCCGGCGCAGGTGCCGTAGACGGGCATCCCGGCGGCAATCGCCTGCTTCACCGGTTCGGCGACCCCGAACGCGCGCGACAACTTGTCGATGACGGTGGATTCCCCACCGGGGATGACCAGCCCATCGATCGCGGTCAGTTCCTCGGCGCGCCGCACCGGAACAGCGGTCGCGCCCAGGGAGCGCAGCACCTCGAGGTGCTCACGGAAGTCTCCCTGGAGCGCGAGCACTCCGACAGTGACGGGGATCGTTGCGGGCTTACCAGCCACGTTCTGCGAGGCGGTGCGGGGCGGCGAGGTCGGAGACGTTGATCCCGACCATGGCCTCACCGAGTCCGCGCGACACCTCGGCGATGACCGACGGGTCGTCGTAGAAGGTGGTGGCCTTGACCACTGCCGCGGCGCGCGCCGCCGGGTTGCCCGACTTGAAGATGCCGGAGCCCACGAACACGCCGTCGGCGCCGAGCTGCATCATCATGGCCGCATCCGCGGGGGTGGCGACGCCACCGGCGGTGAACAGCACGACCGGCAGCTTGCCGGTTTCGGCGATCTCGGCGACCAGGTCGTACGGCGCCTGCAGTTCCTTCGCCGCGACGTACAGTTCGTCCTTGCTCATCGCGGTCAGGGCGGCGATCTGCCCCTTGATCGTGCGGATGTGCTTGGTCGCCTCTGACACGTCTCCGGTGCCGGCTTCACCCTTCGAGCGGATCATCGCCGCGCCCTCGTTGATGCGGCGCAGCGCCTCACCGAGGTTGGTGGCGCCGCAGACGAAGGGAATGGTGAACTCCCACTTGTCGATGTGGTTGACGTAGTCGGCCGGGCTCAGCACCTCGGACTCGTCGATGTAGTCGACGTTCAGCGCCTGCAGCACCTGCGCCTCGACGAAGTGGCCGATGCGGGCCTTCGCCATCACCGGGATCGAGACGGAGGAGATGATCGCGTCGATCAGGTCGGGGTCGCTCATGCGGGCGACACCACCCTGAGAGCGGATGTCGGCGGGTACCCGCTCGAGCGCCATGACGGCGACAGCGCCGGCGTCTTCGGCGATCCGAGCCTGCTCGGCGGTGACGACGTCCATGATGACACCGCCCTTGAGCATCTCGGCCAATCCACGCTTGACGCGGCTGGTGCCCTGGTGTTCGAAAGTGGTGCTGTCGCTCATGGTCTCAGATTCTACTCGGGGTCGGGGCTGGGCCACGCGGCCGCCACTTCGTCGCGTACCTCGCCCAGCAGGCGGGGAACGGCTTTCGTTCCGGCGATGATCGGGAAGAAATTCGAGTCTTGCGCCCACCGCGGAACGATGTGTTGATGCAGGTGATCCGCAATGCCCGCGCCCGCGATTCGGCCTTGGTTCATGCCGATATTGAATCCGTGTGCGCCGGCCGTGTGGGTGAGAACACGCATCGCCGTCTGTGTGAGCATACCGATTTCGGCGACCTCGTCTGGCGTGGCCTCGTCATAGGTCGCAATGTGTCGGTACGGGCAGACCAGCAGGTGACCACTGTTGTACGGGAACAGGTTCAACAGAACGTATGCGTGCGTGCCGCGGGCCACGATCAGCGCCTGCTCGTCATCCTTGCTCGGGGCGATGCAGAACGGGCATTCATCCTTGCCCGGCGCCTGGCCGTGCTGGATGTACGCGATGCGGTGGGGCGTCCACAACCGCTGGAAGGAGTCGGGCACGGCGGCGAAGTCGTCCGACGACTCCGCGTGCCCGTACTCCATTCCGTCGTAGTCCCGCACGCTCAGACCTGGGCCTTGGTGCGGATCGACTCCACGATGCGGGCGATGGCCTCGTCCACGGGCACCCCGTTGTCCTGGCTGCCGTCGCGGAAGCGGAAG
This Salinibacterium sp. ZJ450 DNA region includes the following protein-coding sequences:
- a CDS encoding YebC/PmpR family DNA-binding transcriptional regulator; the protein is MSGHSKWATTKHKKAVIDQRRAKSFAKLIKNIEVAAKMGGADLSGNPTLVDAIQKAKKTSVPNDNIDRAVKRGAGLSGESVDYQTIIYEGYAQGGVAMLIECLTDNKNRAAAEVRTAMTRGGGNMADPGSVAYNFNRKGVISVTKTDGLTEDDILMAVLDAGAEEVIDRGAGFEIITDPSDLVAARTALQDAGIDYDSADAEFVPNLHVDIDAETARKVFKLIDGLEDSDDVQNVFANFEVSAEVQAELDAEED
- a CDS encoding HIT domain-containing protein, with protein sequence MEYGHAESSDDFAAVPDSFQRLWTPHRIAYIQHGQAPGKDECPFCIAPSKDDEQALIVARGTHAYVLLNLFPYNSGHLLVCPYRHIATYDEATPDEVAEIGMLTQTAMRVLTHTAGAHGFNIGMNQGRIAGAGIADHLHQHIVPRWAQDSNFFPIIAGTKAVPRLLGEVRDEVAAAWPSPDPE
- the ruvA gene encoding Holliday junction branch migration protein RuvA, which codes for MISSLRGTVLSAAGSLVVIEVGGVGLAVQVTPAHALSLRIGSEAMLRTALIVREDDLSLFGFADADELEVFDKLRSVTGVGPKSAMGVLAAMTPGQVAEAVATEDDAAFRKVSGIGPKTAKLIVLSLTGKLAVLPQSAPAPSAATSITDNVLVALVGLGWPEKVAAQALDEAVAHASEVERAGVSSLLRVALAQLGPALHGSRDGGDRA
- the pdxS gene encoding pyridoxal 5'-phosphate synthase lyase subunit PdxS, which gives rise to MSDSTTFEHQGTSRVKRGLAEMLKGGVIMDVVTAEQARIAEDAGAVAVMALERVPADIRSQGGVARMSDPDLIDAIISSVSIPVMAKARIGHFVEAQVLQALNVDYIDESEVLSPADYVNHIDKWEFTIPFVCGATNLGEALRRINEGAAMIRSKGEAGTGDVSEATKHIRTIKGQIAALTAMSKDELYVAAKELQAPYDLVAEIAETGKLPVVLFTAGGVATPADAAMMMQLGADGVFVGSGIFKSGNPAARAAAVVKATTFYDDPSVIAEVSRGLGEAMVGINVSDLAAPHRLAERGW
- the ruvC gene encoding crossover junction endodeoxyribonuclease RuvC, whose amino-acid sequence is MRVLGIDPGLTRCGVGVVDVQADRRATLVHVSVIRTPPELELEQRLLAIGRGIAAALDEFTPGAVALERVFAQHNVRTVMGTAQASGVAMHAAAERGLAVGLHTPSEVKASITGYGSADKKQVATMVARVLGLDSPPTPADASDALALAICHAWRRGATAAPTAGSAGGGLTPAQQAWREAEKSAAKRRL
- the ruvB gene encoding Holliday junction branch migration DNA helicase RuvB, translating into MTESIVSPTPESEAELAFEGALRPRTLGEFVGQTKVRGQLQLLLQAAAMQNRTPDHILLAGPPGLGKTTLAMIVAQESGRPLRMSSGPAIQHAGDLAAVLSSLVPGEILFIDEIHRMARPAEEMLYLAMEDFRIDIMVGKGAGATSIPLDLSPFTLVGATTRSGLLPNPLRDRFGFTAHLEFYEDHELEHVISRAADLLGLEVEHRALGEIARRSRGTPRIANRLLRRVRDYALVTGTDAALPAVNAALELYDVDALGLDRLDRAVMQIILTRFDGGPVGLGTLAVSVGEEAETIESVVEPFLVRIGLLSRTPRGRVATRAAWTHFGVVPGEVALFGNDL
- the pdxT gene encoding pyridoxal 5'-phosphate synthase glutaminase subunit PdxT, yielding MAGKPATIPVTVGVLALQGDFREHLEVLRSLGATAVPVRRAEELTAIDGLVIPGGESTVIDKLSRAFGVAEPVKQAIAAGMPVYGTCAGLIMIADRVLDAIEGQQSFGGLDVAVRRNAFGSQTESFEVELRMPVLGDPPVHAVFIRAPVVETVGDQVTALASLDDGRVVAVQQGNLLGTSFHPEITGDTRFHQYFLDRVRATAFRS